A stretch of Geomonas oryzisoli DNA encodes these proteins:
- the fabF gene encoding beta-ketoacyl-ACP synthase II, whose protein sequence is MRRVVVTGVGVVSPLGTGNGKNWDALVSGTSGIAPITRFDASDLPVKIAGEVKDFVAEDFIDKKEIKKMDLFIQYALAAAHFAMEDSGLQITEENAERVGVLVGAGLGGLPAIERYHSALLEGGYKKVSPFFIPMLIINLAPGHISIKYGAKGPNVSSVSACATGTHSIGDAYHMIQRGDADAMIAGGTESTVTPLGIGGFAVMKALSTNNDNPAGASRPFDKGRDGFILSEGAGIVVLEEYEAAKARGAKIYGEVVGYGLSGDAYHLTSPAPGGEGAARCMKMALRTAGINPEQVDYINAHGTSTPFGDVGETTAIKTVFGDHAYKLMVSSTKSMTGHLLGAAGGVEAVFSLLAMKNSVVPPTINYNEPDPECDLDYVPNTAREAKLEYAMSNSFGFGGTNASLLFKRV, encoded by the coding sequence ATGAGAAGAGTTGTTGTCACGGGGGTAGGCGTGGTCTCCCCGCTGGGGACCGGTAACGGCAAGAACTGGGACGCACTGGTGTCCGGCACGTCCGGCATCGCTCCCATTACCCGTTTCGATGCCTCCGACCTGCCGGTGAAGATCGCTGGCGAGGTTAAGGACTTCGTCGCCGAGGATTTCATCGACAAGAAAGAGATCAAGAAGATGGATCTCTTCATCCAGTACGCGCTGGCGGCGGCCCATTTCGCCATGGAAGACTCCGGTCTGCAGATCACCGAGGAGAACGCCGAGCGTGTCGGCGTCCTGGTTGGTGCCGGCCTGGGCGGGCTCCCCGCCATCGAGCGTTACCACTCCGCGCTGCTGGAAGGGGGATACAAGAAGGTCTCCCCGTTCTTCATCCCGATGCTGATCATCAACCTGGCTCCGGGACACATCTCCATCAAGTACGGCGCCAAAGGCCCGAACGTCTCTTCCGTTTCCGCCTGTGCTACCGGCACCCATTCCATCGGTGACGCCTACCACATGATTCAGCGCGGCGACGCCGACGCCATGATCGCAGGCGGCACCGAATCCACCGTGACCCCGCTGGGTATCGGCGGCTTCGCGGTGATGAAGGCCCTCTCGACCAACAACGACAACCCGGCTGGCGCATCCCGTCCGTTCGACAAGGGCAGGGACGGCTTCATCCTCTCCGAGGGTGCCGGCATCGTCGTACTCGAGGAGTACGAGGCGGCCAAGGCGCGCGGCGCCAAGATCTACGGCGAAGTCGTGGGTTACGGCCTGTCCGGCGACGCCTACCACCTGACCTCTCCCGCCCCGGGCGGCGAAGGTGCGGCGCGCTGCATGAAGATGGCGCTGCGCACCGCGGGCATCAACCCGGAGCAGGTGGACTACATCAACGCCCACGGCACCTCGACTCCGTTCGGGGACGTCGGTGAGACCACCGCAATCAAGACCGTCTTCGGCGATCACGCCTATAAGCTGATGGTTTCCTCCACCAAATCGATGACCGGCCACCTGCTCGGTGCCGCCGGCGGCGTCGAGGCCGTCTTCTCGCTGCTGGCAATGAAGAACTCGGTAGTGCCTCCGACCATCAACTACAACGAGCCGGATCCCGAGTGCGATCTCGACTACGTGCCCAACACGGCACGCGAGGCGAAGCTCGAGTACGCCATGAGCAACTCGTTCGGCTTCGGCGGCACCAACGCGTCGCTGCTCTTCAAGAGGGTCTAG
- the fabG gene encoding 3-oxoacyl-[acyl-carrier-protein] reductase, giving the protein MSLNGQVAVVTGASRGIGRAIALKLAQQGAAVVVTATTEQGAAKTADEIVAAGGKALAVKVDVSVAAEVENLFKQSVDAFGKVDILVNNAGITKDGLLLRMKEEDWDAVLDINLKGCFNCTREAAKLMSKARFGRIVNVSSVVGEMGNPGQANYCASKAGMIGLTKSVAKELARRNVTVNAVTPGFIETDMTSELSDKTREALQEQIPMGRLGSADDIAGAVLFLVSDAAAYVTGHVLSVNGGMYM; this is encoded by the coding sequence ATGAGCCTGAACGGACAGGTAGCAGTCGTAACCGGCGCCTCCCGCGGCATCGGCAGGGCCATCGCCCTCAAACTCGCGCAACAGGGCGCCGCCGTGGTGGTGACCGCCACCACCGAGCAGGGCGCCGCCAAGACCGCCGACGAGATCGTCGCTGCGGGTGGCAAGGCGCTGGCGGTAAAGGTCGACGTCTCGGTGGCTGCCGAGGTGGAGAACCTCTTCAAGCAGTCGGTTGATGCCTTCGGCAAGGTAGACATCCTGGTCAACAACGCCGGTATCACCAAGGACGGCCTCTTACTCAGGATGAAGGAAGAGGACTGGGACGCGGTGCTCGATATCAACCTGAAGGGGTGCTTCAACTGCACCCGCGAGGCGGCCAAGCTCATGTCCAAGGCGCGCTTCGGCAGGATCGTCAACGTCTCCTCCGTCGTGGGTGAGATGGGTAACCCGGGCCAGGCCAACTACTGTGCCTCCAAGGCGGGCATGATCGGCCTCACCAAGTCGGTGGCCAAGGAGCTCGCCCGGAGAAACGTCACCGTCAACGCGGTCACCCCCGGTTTCATCGAGACCGACATGACCTCGGAGCTGTCCGACAAGACCAGAGAAGCGCTCCAGGAGCAGATCCCCATGGGCAGGCTGGGGAGCGCGGATGACATAGCGGGGGCGGTGCTGTTCCTCGTTTCCGACGCCGCGGCATACGTCACCGGGCACGTTCTTTCGGTGAACGGCGGCATGTACATGTGA
- the fabD gene encoding ACP S-malonyltransferase, whose protein sequence is MQSYAFIFPGQGSQHAGMGKDLADNFKTAKVAFEEADDALGFSLSKLCFEGPEEDLKLTANTQPAILAASVAAFRVLKEESPLVPSFVAGHSLGEYSALVAAGALDFADALRTVRARGSYMQDAVPVGVGAMAAILGVEADVLKEICAEAAQGEVVSPANFNSPGQIVVAGHTGAVNRAIEIAKAKGFRKAMLLPVSAPFHCALMKPAADRLAQTLEAVQVHALTAPVVSNVEAKPNSDAARVKPLLVEQVCAPVLWEQIIQNIVAAGVTNFVEIGPGKVLAGLVKRIDKEAACVNVQDAAGVKAITEVA, encoded by the coding sequence ATGCAATCCTATGCATTCATCTTTCCGGGGCAGGGCTCCCAGCACGCCGGGATGGGGAAGGATCTGGCGGATAACTTCAAGACCGCCAAGGTCGCTTTCGAGGAGGCCGACGACGCGCTCGGCTTCTCCCTTTCGAAACTCTGCTTCGAAGGGCCCGAGGAGGACCTGAAACTCACCGCGAACACCCAGCCGGCCATCCTGGCCGCCAGTGTCGCGGCATTCCGGGTGCTCAAGGAGGAGTCGCCGCTGGTTCCCTCCTTCGTGGCCGGCCACTCGCTGGGTGAATACTCGGCACTGGTCGCCGCGGGCGCGCTCGACTTCGCCGATGCGCTCCGGACCGTCAGGGCCCGCGGCAGCTACATGCAGGACGCCGTCCCGGTCGGGGTAGGGGCCATGGCCGCCATCCTCGGCGTCGAGGCGGACGTGCTCAAAGAAATCTGCGCGGAGGCTGCGCAGGGCGAGGTGGTTTCCCCCGCCAACTTCAACTCCCCGGGCCAGATCGTGGTCGCCGGCCACACCGGCGCCGTGAACCGCGCCATCGAGATCGCCAAGGCCAAGGGGTTCAGGAAGGCGATGCTCCTTCCGGTTTCCGCACCCTTCCACTGCGCGCTGATGAAACCGGCCGCGGACAGGCTGGCCCAGACGCTCGAAGCCGTGCAGGTGCACGCGCTGACCGCCCCGGTGGTCAGCAATGTCGAGGCGAAGCCCAACTCCGACGCCGCCCGCGTCAAACCGCTCCTCGTGGAGCAGGTCTGCGCGCCGGTCCTTTGGGAACAGATCATCCAGAACATCGTCGCCGCCGGCGTCACCAATTTCGTCGAGATCGGCCCGGGCAAGGTGCTGGCCGGCCTGGTGAAGAGGATCGACAAGGAAGCTGCCTGCGTCAACGTGCAGGACGCGGCAGGCGTAAAAGCAATCACGGAGGTGGCGTAA
- the rpmF gene encoding 50S ribosomal protein L32 — MAVPKKKTSKSRKNMRRAHDFLTAPTVSTCPQCKAPKLPHCVCPSCGTYKGRQVLKAEEL; from the coding sequence ATGGCTGTACCTAAGAAGAAGACCTCCAAGTCGCGCAAGAACATGAGGCGTGCACACGATTTCCTCACCGCTCCCACCGTCTCGACCTGCCCGCAGTGCAAGGCTCCGAAGCTGCCGCATTGTGTCTGCCCGTCCTGCGGCACCTACAAGGGGCGTCAGGTGCTGAAGGCTGAAGAGCTCTAG
- a CDS encoding metallophosphoesterase family protein, producing MRVLVISDSHGNYAHAFRAHELAGPVDHIVHLGDGCEDARMLEEVLAVPVHRVAGNCDLDRRVPAELTLELGECRFLLTHGYRQHVKSGLSLLINRGMQLGASVVLYGHTHCAAVEATDGMLLVNPGALKEGLPGSYAIVTVEGATAKAEIFPL from the coding sequence ATGAGAGTACTGGTAATCTCCGACAGCCACGGCAACTACGCCCACGCCTTCAGGGCGCATGAACTGGCCGGTCCGGTGGATCACATCGTTCATCTCGGGGACGGCTGCGAGGATGCTCGCATGTTGGAGGAAGTGCTGGCGGTGCCGGTACACCGGGTCGCGGGCAACTGCGACCTCGATCGCCGCGTACCTGCTGAGCTCACCCTCGAGCTCGGTGAATGCCGGTTCTTGCTGACCCACGGTTACCGTCAGCACGTAAAGAGCGGGCTATCTCTTCTGATAAACAGGGGAATGCAACTGGGGGCGTCGGTAGTGCTCTACGGCCATACCCACTGCGCAGCGGTAGAGGCAACGGACGGGATGCTGCTGGTAAACCCGGGAGCCCTCAAGGAGGGACTGCCCGGGAGTTACGCCATCGTCACCGTCGAGGGGGCCACGGCCAAGGCCGAGATCTTCCCTCTCTAG
- a CDS encoding beta-ketoacyl-ACP synthase III — translation MIRPRITGTGSAVPEKVLTNFDLEKMVDTTDEWIVTRTGIRERRIAAEGEYTSTFAIAAAERALAAAGVKAEEIDMIVVGTLTPDFPFPATACIVQQALKATNAFCFDLSAACSGFIYALATAQKFILSGQVKKALVIGAEVLSRIVDWNDRNTCLLFGDGAGAVVLEAQEGENGILSTHMHSDGNYWEILYQKGAGSRNPASHKNVDEGLVYLTMQGNEVFKLAVRSMGEVAMEALEANGLTAADVNLFIPHQANQRIVDSVGKRLGITGERVFVNLDRYGNTSAASIPIALDEAVRAGRLKEGDLLLLDAFGGGLTWGSALVRW, via the coding sequence ATGATTAGACCGAGAATCACCGGCACCGGCTCCGCCGTGCCGGAGAAAGTGCTGACCAATTTCGACCTGGAGAAGATGGTGGACACCACCGACGAGTGGATCGTCACCAGGACCGGTATCCGGGAACGCCGCATCGCCGCCGAGGGAGAATACACCTCGACCTTCGCCATCGCCGCCGCCGAGCGGGCGCTGGCCGCAGCCGGAGTGAAGGCAGAGGAAATCGACATGATCGTGGTGGGCACGCTCACCCCGGACTTCCCGTTCCCCGCCACCGCCTGCATCGTCCAGCAGGCCCTCAAGGCCACCAACGCCTTCTGCTTCGACCTCTCCGCCGCCTGCTCCGGTTTCATCTACGCCCTCGCCACCGCACAGAAGTTCATCCTCTCCGGACAGGTGAAGAAGGCCCTGGTGATCGGCGCCGAGGTGCTGTCGCGCATCGTCGACTGGAACGACCGCAACACCTGCCTGCTCTTTGGTGACGGCGCCGGCGCGGTCGTGCTCGAGGCGCAGGAAGGGGAGAACGGCATCCTCTCCACCCACATGCACAGCGACGGCAACTACTGGGAGATCCTGTACCAGAAGGGCGCCGGCAGCCGCAACCCCGCCAGCCACAAGAACGTGGACGAGGGGCTGGTCTACCTGACCATGCAGGGGAACGAGGTGTTCAAGCTGGCCGTCCGTTCCATGGGCGAAGTCGCCATGGAGGCACTCGAGGCCAACGGTCTCACCGCCGCCGACGTCAACCTGTTCATTCCGCACCAGGCCAACCAGAGGATCGTCGACTCCGTCGGCAAGCGCCTCGGCATCACCGGCGAGCGCGTCTTCGTCAACCTGGACCGCTACGGCAACACCTCGGCGGCGTCGATCCCGATCGCGCTGGACGAGGCGGTGCGCGCCGGGCGCCTGAAAGAAGGCGACCTGCTGCTGCTCGACGCCTTCGGCGGCGGCCTCACCTGGGGCTCAGCACTCGTTCGCTGGTAA
- the sppA gene encoding signal peptide peptidase SppA, producing MKKLLLWIAAFVVGLFLLFSACVAVVTALVGDRDTLSGGDGVGIVELKGVIVDGQETIRQLREMKKDEHAKAVVFRVDSPGGVVGPSQEIYAAVKDLAKAKKVVVSMGSVAASGGYYVSAPATLIYANPGTITGSIGVLMKFSNMEGLMDKVGMKAFTIKTGKFKDTGSPARPMTDEEKAMLQGVIDSTHGQFVKAVAQGRRLPEAQVRSIADGRIFSGEQALALKLVDRIGSMQDAIDEAARLGGIKGEPRLIRPAKKKGRALDYLVESAAHRLGVLSDSDSSVSVDYRLGW from the coding sequence ATGAAGAAATTGCTACTGTGGATCGCCGCCTTCGTTGTCGGCCTGTTCCTCCTTTTCAGCGCCTGCGTCGCCGTGGTCACGGCCCTGGTCGGCGACCGCGACACCCTCTCCGGAGGAGACGGCGTCGGCATCGTTGAACTCAAAGGGGTCATCGTCGACGGACAGGAGACCATACGCCAGTTGCGGGAGATGAAGAAGGACGAGCACGCGAAAGCCGTGGTGTTCCGGGTCGATTCCCCGGGCGGCGTCGTCGGCCCGTCGCAGGAGATCTACGCGGCGGTAAAGGATCTGGCCAAAGCGAAAAAGGTCGTCGTCTCCATGGGGAGCGTGGCTGCTTCCGGCGGCTACTACGTCTCGGCGCCGGCCACCCTCATCTACGCCAACCCCGGCACCATCACCGGGAGCATCGGTGTCTTGATGAAGTTCTCCAACATGGAGGGGCTGATGGACAAGGTCGGCATGAAGGCCTTCACCATCAAGACCGGCAAGTTCAAGGATACCGGCTCCCCGGCGCGGCCCATGACCGACGAGGAAAAGGCGATGCTGCAGGGGGTGATCGACTCCACCCACGGGCAGTTCGTGAAGGCGGTGGCCCAGGGGAGGAGGCTTCCGGAAGCGCAGGTCAGGAGCATCGCCGACGGCAGGATCTTCTCAGGGGAACAGGCGCTGGCCCTGAAACTCGTGGACCGCATCGGGTCGATGCAGGACGCGATTGACGAGGCCGCGCGGCTGGGAGGGATCAAGGGTGAACCGCGGCTGATCCGCCCGGCGAAGAAGAAAGGGCGAGCACTGGATTACCTGGTGGAAAGCGCGGCCCATCGGCTGGGTGTGTTGTCCGACTCCGACAGCAGTGTGAGCGTCGATTACCGTCTCGGCTGGTAG
- the glyA gene encoding serine hydroxymethyltransferase, with translation MSVLETFDPAVAEVIRHETERQEYNLELIASENFVSQAVLEAQGSVLTNKYAEGYPGKRYYGGCHEVDKVENLAIERAKELFGADHVNVQPHSGSQANMAVYFSVLKPGDTVLGMNLAHGGHLTHGSPVNFSGKLFNIVPYGVSQETQTIDYEECERLAVEHKPKMIVVGASAYPRVIDFEAFRRIADKVGAVVMVDMAHIAGLVAAGLHPSPVPYAEFVTTTTHKTLRGPRGGMIMCREDWAKTLNSNIFPGIQGGPLMHVIAAKAVAFKEALTPEFKQYQQQIVKNAQALAAGLMSRGFKLTSGGTDNHLMLVDLSQTELTGKVAEEALDRAGITVNKNGIPFDTRSPFITSGIRIGTPAATSHGLKEAEMEQVAGFIAEVLGNVGDEAKLAAVKTQVNALMKRFPMYADRLK, from the coding sequence ATGTCAGTACTGGAAACATTCGACCCGGCAGTGGCAGAAGTCATCAGGCACGAGACTGAGCGCCAGGAGTACAACCTCGAACTGATCGCCTCGGAGAACTTCGTCTCGCAGGCCGTGCTCGAGGCGCAGGGATCGGTCCTTACCAACAAGTACGCCGAGGGGTATCCCGGCAAGCGTTACTACGGTGGCTGCCACGAGGTCGACAAGGTCGAGAACCTGGCCATCGAGCGCGCCAAGGAACTGTTCGGCGCCGACCATGTCAACGTTCAGCCGCACTCCGGTTCCCAGGCCAACATGGCGGTCTACTTCTCCGTGCTGAAGCCGGGCGACACCGTGCTGGGCATGAACCTCGCCCACGGCGGTCACCTGACCCACGGCTCCCCGGTCAACTTCTCCGGCAAGCTCTTCAACATCGTTCCCTACGGCGTCTCCCAGGAGACCCAGACCATCGACTACGAAGAGTGCGAGCGTCTGGCCGTCGAGCACAAGCCGAAGATGATCGTGGTGGGCGCCTCCGCCTACCCGCGCGTCATCGACTTCGAGGCCTTCCGTCGCATCGCCGACAAGGTTGGCGCCGTGGTCATGGTGGACATGGCTCACATCGCCGGCCTCGTTGCCGCCGGTCTGCACCCGAGCCCGGTTCCCTACGCCGAGTTCGTCACCACCACCACCCATAAGACCCTGCGCGGACCGCGCGGCGGCATGATCATGTGCCGCGAGGACTGGGCCAAGACCCTGAACTCCAACATCTTCCCGGGCATCCAGGGCGGCCCGCTGATGCACGTCATCGCCGCCAAGGCGGTCGCGTTCAAGGAAGCGCTCACCCCCGAGTTCAAGCAGTACCAGCAGCAGATCGTGAAGAACGCCCAGGCGCTCGCCGCAGGCCTCATGAGCCGCGGCTTCAAGCTCACCTCCGGCGGCACCGACAACCACCTGATGCTGGTCGACCTCTCCCAGACCGAGCTGACCGGCAAGGTTGCCGAGGAAGCGCTCGACCGCGCCGGCATCACCGTGAACAAGAACGGCATCCCCTTCGACACCCGTTCGCCGTTCATCACCTCCGGTATCCGTATCGGTACCCCGGCAGCCACCAGCCACGGCCTCAAAGAAGCCGAGATGGAGCAGGTGGCAGGCTTCATCGCCGAGGTTCTGGGCAACGTGGGTGACGAAGCCAAGCTCGCCGCCGTGAAGACCCAGGTGAACGCGCTGATGAAGCGTTTCCCGATGTACGCCGACCGCCTGAAGTAA
- a CDS encoding radical SAM protein: protein MFFHYHEPLFRPPSEAGSLIFQITIGCSQNRCRFCGMYKMKQFRVRSLEEIFSEIRSIPARYRSGVRRVFLADGDALIYPQEGLELILDELNDVFPSLTRVGAYASPNSLNLKSGNDLAVLRAKKLRILYYGLESGDAETLRLVDKGFEPDQMLEQCRKAMAAGMKLSITAILGLAGRKRSAEHAAATAEWVTALSPEYFSLLTMFQRHNDDFLKLIEPLSHGEILLETRALLERLAPQGTILRSNHVSNFLSLAGSYPKDRQRLIDTVDAALVEAKRDPRWYAEIPSYHEEYY, encoded by the coding sequence ATGTTCTTCCACTACCACGAACCGCTCTTTCGCCCGCCTTCCGAGGCCGGCAGCCTCATCTTCCAGATCACCATCGGCTGCTCCCAAAACCGGTGCAGATTCTGTGGCATGTACAAGATGAAGCAGTTCCGGGTCCGCTCGCTGGAGGAGATCTTTAGTGAGATCCGGTCCATCCCGGCGCGCTACCGTTCGGGCGTGCGGCGCGTGTTCCTGGCTGACGGCGATGCCCTGATCTATCCGCAGGAAGGGCTGGAGCTGATACTCGACGAACTGAACGATGTCTTTCCCTCCCTTACCCGCGTGGGCGCCTACGCCTCGCCCAACAGTCTAAACCTCAAGAGCGGTAACGATCTGGCCGTCTTGCGTGCGAAGAAGCTGCGCATCCTCTACTACGGGCTGGAAAGCGGCGATGCCGAAACGCTGCGCCTGGTCGACAAGGGATTCGAACCGGACCAGATGCTGGAGCAGTGCCGAAAAGCGATGGCCGCCGGCATGAAGCTCTCCATAACCGCGATCCTCGGGCTGGCCGGAAGAAAGCGCAGCGCCGAGCATGCTGCCGCCACCGCGGAGTGGGTGACGGCACTGTCGCCGGAATACTTCTCCCTGCTCACCATGTTCCAGCGTCACAACGACGACTTCCTGAAGCTGATCGAGCCGTTGAGCCACGGGGAGATCCTGCTGGAGACCCGCGCGCTGCTCGAGCGGCTGGCGCCCCAGGGTACGATCCTGCGCTCCAACCACGTCTCCAATTTTCTCAGCCTAGCGGGAAGCTATCCAAAGGACCGGCAGCGTCTCATCGATACCGTCGACGCTGCGCTTGTGGAAGCAAAAAGGGACCCCCGCTGGTATGCGGAGATCCCTTCCTATCACGAGGAGTACTACTAG
- a CDS encoding YceD family protein — translation MKIEIEKVKKKQLDLSESEPATHFPALVEMEKAGECVFTAPVDAQVTAIWEYDHVRAAGKVESAVRLTCSRCLAEYDYPISSDFTIFYTQSKGEELDEEVELSDEELISATYSGDEIDMDPEIAEQVALEVPYKPLCSESCRGLCPECGADLNAGECGCDRGGINLKMAALKKIKIEK, via the coding sequence TTGAAGATAGAGATAGAAAAGGTGAAAAAGAAGCAGCTCGACCTCTCTGAGTCGGAGCCTGCAACACACTTCCCGGCACTGGTAGAGATGGAAAAAGCGGGCGAGTGTGTCTTCACCGCACCGGTCGACGCCCAGGTCACCGCGATCTGGGAATACGATCACGTGAGGGCCGCCGGCAAGGTGGAGAGCGCGGTGCGCCTCACCTGCTCCCGCTGCCTGGCCGAATACGATTACCCGATCTCCTCCGACTTCACCATCTTCTATACACAGAGTAAGGGTGAAGAGCTGGACGAGGAGGTCGAGCTTTCCGACGAGGAACTGATTTCGGCCACCTACAGCGGCGACGAGATCGACATGGATCCCGAAATCGCCGAGCAGGTCGCGCTGGAAGTACCCTATAAACCGTTATGCAGCGAGTCGTGCCGCGGGCTGTGCCCCGAGTGCGGAGCTGACCTGAACGCCGGAGAATGCGGCTGCGATCGCGGCGGGATAAATCTGAAGATGGCCGCCCTGAAGAAGATCAAGATAGAAAAGTAA
- the acpP gene encoding acyl carrier protein — translation MASIEKRIKEIVAEQLGVDEAQVTNESSFMDDLGADSLDTVELVMALEEEFEIEISDEDAEKIQSVQDAIDYITDHT, via the coding sequence ATGGCTTCGATCGAGAAACGCATTAAAGAGATAGTCGCTGAGCAGCTTGGTGTTGACGAGGCTCAGGTGACCAACGAGTCCTCCTTCATGGACGACCTGGGTGCCGACTCCCTGGATACCGTAGAACTGGTTATGGCCCTTGAAGAGGAGTTCGAAATCGAGATCTCCGACGAGGACGCCGAGAAGATCCAGTCGGTACAGGACGCAATCGACTACATCACTGATCACACCTAG
- the rpiB gene encoding ribose 5-phosphate isomerase B, translated as MIVLGSDHGGLELKNQIRMLLEERGLACEDLGTHNGDSVDYPDFGIAVSRRVSEGTAEKGILVCGTGIGMSIVANKFPGIRAALATDVFMATMAKEHNNANILVLGGRVLETEKAREMVAAWLDTEFAAGRHQKRLDKIAELERELKG; from the coding sequence ATGATAGTCCTTGGTAGCGATCACGGTGGCCTCGAGCTGAAGAACCAGATCAGGATGCTGCTCGAAGAGCGCGGGCTTGCCTGCGAAGACCTAGGTACCCACAACGGCGATTCCGTCGACTACCCCGATTTCGGGATAGCGGTGTCCCGCCGCGTCTCCGAGGGGACTGCCGAGAAGGGGATCCTGGTCTGCGGCACCGGCATCGGCATGTCCATCGTGGCCAACAAGTTCCCCGGCATCCGTGCGGCGCTGGCCACCGACGTCTTCATGGCGACCATGGCCAAGGAGCACAACAACGCCAACATCCTGGTGCTGGGCGGCCGCGTGCTGGAAACCGAAAAGGCGCGCGAGATGGTGGCGGCCTGGCTCGACACCGAGTTTGCCGCGGGCAGGCACCAGAAGCGGCTGGACAAGATCGCCGAACTGGAGCGCGAGCTCAAGGGATGA
- the plsX gene encoding phosphate acyltransferase PlsX, whose product MRVAVDVMGGDNAPHVEVEGAVAAAREFGIPVTLVGDVEKVQAELARHDCKGLDIEVWHASEVVGMHDSASDAVRKKKDSSIRVAFELVKGGEAVAVVSAGNSGATMAAGMFVLKRMKGIDRAAIAQLFPTVTGKTLVLDVGGNVDCKPIHLVQFAVMGEVYAKFVMGVDKPRVGLLSNGEEDSKGNELTRETSTLLREKPINYIGYVEGRDIFNGSVDVVVCDGFVGNVALKLSEGLAEAVGKMLKAEIKRSFLCQIGYLLSRKAFNNFKKTVDYAEYGGAPLLGINGVGMICHGGSNTKAIKNAIRFAHEYALKGVNGRMAEKLNESFPGEPRERTGQNPDATERVAS is encoded by the coding sequence ATGAGAGTTGCTGTCGATGTAATGGGGGGCGACAACGCCCCTCATGTTGAAGTAGAAGGTGCAGTAGCTGCGGCCAGAGAGTTCGGTATCCCGGTAACTCTGGTCGGAGACGTTGAAAAGGTGCAAGCCGAGCTGGCCCGCCACGACTGCAAGGGGCTGGACATCGAGGTGTGGCATGCCTCTGAAGTAGTGGGCATGCACGACTCCGCCTCCGATGCGGTGCGCAAGAAGAAGGATTCCTCGATCCGCGTCGCCTTCGAGCTGGTCAAGGGCGGCGAGGCCGTCGCCGTGGTAAGCGCGGGGAACTCGGGCGCCACCATGGCGGCCGGCATGTTCGTCCTGAAAAGGATGAAGGGAATCGACCGCGCCGCAATCGCCCAACTCTTTCCCACCGTTACCGGTAAGACCCTCGTTCTCGATGTCGGCGGCAACGTCGACTGCAAGCCGATCCACCTGGTTCAGTTCGCCGTCATGGGCGAGGTGTACGCCAAGTTCGTGATGGGTGTCGATAAACCCAGGGTTGGCCTGCTCTCCAACGGGGAGGAGGACAGCAAGGGTAACGAGCTTACCCGGGAAACCAGCACCCTCCTGCGCGAAAAGCCCATCAACTACATAGGTTACGTGGAAGGCAGGGACATCTTCAACGGCTCGGTCGACGTCGTGGTCTGCGACGGCTTCGTCGGCAACGTGGCGTTGAAACTGTCCGAGGGGCTGGCCGAGGCCGTGGGCAAGATGCTCAAAGCCGAGATCAAGCGCAGCTTCTTGTGCCAGATCGGGTACCTCCTGAGCCGCAAGGCTTTCAACAATTTCAAGAAGACCGTAGACTACGCCGAGTACGGCGGCGCGCCTCTGCTTGGGATCAACGGCGTGGGGATGATCTGCCACGGCGGCTCGAACACCAAGGCAATCAAGAACGCGATCCGCTTTGCCCATGAATACGCACTCAAAGGGGTCAACGGCCGCATGGCCGAAAAGCTCAACGAGAGCTTCCCCGGTGAGCCTCGCGAGCGTACCGGCCAGAACCCGGACGCCACAGAAAGGGTTGCTTCATGA